Proteins encoded together in one Lysinibacillus sp. FSL K6-0232 window:
- a CDS encoding PseG/SpsG family protein has translation MQNETRAIEPKKTIVFIIESCIDKGLYPFERVSTLAKLLTHEKVVIFVKSPSNDGIPILLNEGLSPILFNHFNELPQHIKEIQPDLIVRDGRNSEEWQVQNLRPYCKTIIHFDDFGEGGQACDCVLLALYQEVKDYLPSHYIGGNFAFALPKAYQQFNNIPEHKTLEDPPHIVVAFEDGDEHNLTYRTLRHLTQLQIPLQITVMIDDSYRHVTDDLQMMVLSRRNTAILRDKNALLKLLPKADIIICNANYTPYKIASYGVPCITLAQSEAELLHAFPREHNGFIHLGLGRKMKQSQIQNAVMELLLHEARSERAIKKQRQLNLGHNNETLQALLLDFAYDRHNIAST, from the coding sequence TTGCAAAACGAAACACGAGCAATAGAACCGAAAAAAACAATTGTTTTCATTATCGAAAGCTGTATTGACAAAGGGCTGTATCCTTTTGAACGGGTTTCAACATTAGCGAAGTTACTGACGCATGAAAAAGTTGTGATATTTGTTAAAAGCCCTTCAAATGATGGGATTCCAATTTTACTTAATGAAGGATTATCCCCTATTTTATTTAATCATTTTAATGAGCTACCCCAGCATATAAAAGAAATTCAGCCCGATTTAATTGTAAGGGATGGACGCAATTCAGAAGAATGGCAAGTACAAAATTTACGTCCTTATTGTAAAACAATTATTCATTTTGATGATTTTGGCGAGGGTGGTCAAGCTTGTGACTGCGTACTACTAGCACTCTATCAGGAAGTAAAAGATTATTTGCCATCGCATTATATTGGCGGAAACTTTGCTTTTGCACTGCCAAAGGCTTACCAGCAATTTAATAATATACCTGAGCATAAAACACTTGAAGACCCTCCACATATAGTTGTTGCTTTTGAGGATGGGGACGAGCATAATTTAACCTACCGTACACTTCGACACTTAACGCAGCTACAAATTCCACTACAAATTACAGTGATGATTGACGATAGCTATCGCCATGTTACAGATGACTTGCAAATGATGGTGCTAAGCCGTCGCAATACAGCTATTCTTCGCGATAAAAATGCACTTCTTAAACTATTACCAAAAGCTGATATTATAATTTGTAATGCCAATTATACGCCATATAAAATTGCCTCCTATGGTGTGCCATGTATTACACTTGCACAATCTGAGGCAGAGCTACTCCATGCCTTCCCACGAGAGCACAATGGTTTTATTCATTTGGGGCTTGGTCGTAAAATGAAGCAATCACAAATACAAAATGCTGTTATGGAATTGCTCTTACATGAAGCTCGAAGTGAACGAGCAATTAAAAAGCAAAGACAATTAAATCTCGGTCATAACAATGAAACGCTGCAAGCATTGCTACTAGATTTTGCATATGACCGACACAATATCGCCTCTACTTAG
- a CDS encoding oxidoreductase produces MRAAIVVGATGLTGTALVEQLCENDEYVSVTAIVRTKPAFTHPKLEVKIRDFERLEEQDIEFAHELYCCLGTTIKNAGSREIFEKVDFEYPLAIASLAKKRGIPHFLVITSMGANEHSPFYYNRVKGKLEQDLIELGLQRLSIIRPSLLVGQRQEFRLGEKVGEKILKLAKPFLVGPFKAARAIEASQVAKAMIVIALYGKHQPVTIYKSPELAALDYPEIPEEDTSRETLFNWDKHKLADTVVDKEVHFHRQDQEQK; encoded by the coding sequence ATGCGTGCAGCAATTGTTGTTGGGGCAACTGGTTTAACAGGCACGGCTCTTGTTGAGCAATTATGTGAAAATGATGAATATGTATCTGTAACAGCTATTGTACGAACGAAACCAGCTTTTACGCATCCGAAGCTAGAAGTGAAAATTCGAGATTTTGAGCGATTGGAAGAACAGGATATTGAATTTGCCCATGAATTATATTGCTGTTTAGGTACAACCATCAAAAATGCTGGTTCTCGCGAGATATTTGAAAAGGTCGATTTTGAATATCCATTAGCGATTGCTTCTTTAGCAAAAAAGCGAGGCATTCCTCATTTTCTTGTGATTACCTCAATGGGAGCAAATGAACATTCACCTTTCTACTATAATCGAGTGAAGGGCAAGCTTGAGCAAGATTTAATTGAACTAGGTTTACAACGGCTGTCGATTATTCGTCCATCACTGTTAGTAGGGCAGCGTCAGGAATTTCGTTTAGGGGAAAAGGTGGGAGAGAAAATATTAAAGCTTGCCAAGCCTTTCTTAGTAGGGCCTTTTAAAGCTGCTAGAGCTATTGAAGCCTCACAGGTAGCCAAGGCAATGATTGTTATTGCGTTATATGGAAAACACCAGCCTGTGACAATTTATAAATCACCTGAATTGGCGGCATTAGATTATCCTGAAATACCAGAAGAAGATACTTCAAGGGAAACATTATTTAATTGGGATAAGCACAAGCTAGCTGATACAGTTGTAGATAAGGAAGTTCATTTTCACCGTCAGGATCAGGAACAAAAATAA
- a CDS encoding NADPH-dependent FMN reductase, translated as MKILLVDGTMFGRKTGVILEQVEQYIKELDASFELEMMHFSQYKHQIVDGSPLNDDMKKMIQQFEEADAYIIATPIFQASIPGVLKNAFDFLHPKTMRYKPVSIVANGGTYQHHLVVENQLKPILDYFRALVTPNYVYTHTSHFDADNNIIDEDVHNRLRELARVFVQYCKMSKNLPKETIDQH; from the coding sequence ATGAAAATTTTACTCGTGGACGGCACTATGTTTGGTCGTAAAACTGGTGTTATTTTAGAGCAAGTGGAGCAATATATTAAAGAATTAGATGCTAGTTTCGAATTAGAAATGATGCATTTTAGTCAATATAAGCATCAAATTGTTGATGGTTCACCATTAAATGATGATATGAAGAAAATGATTCAACAATTTGAGGAAGCGGACGCATATATTATCGCAACACCCATTTTCCAGGCATCTATCCCTGGCGTGTTAAAGAATGCCTTTGATTTCTTGCATCCTAAAACAATGCGCTATAAGCCAGTATCAATTGTGGCGAATGGTGGCACATACCAGCATCACCTTGTAGTAGAAAATCAGCTAAAGCCTATTTTAGACTATTTCCGTGCCCTTGTAACACCAAACTATGTGTACACACATACATCGCATTTTGATGCAGACAATAATATTATAGACGAAGACGTTCATAATCGTTTACGTGAATTAGCACGTGTTTTTGTGCAATATTGTAAAATGAGCAAAAATCTACCGAAGGAAACAATTGACCAGCATTAA